A window of the Brassica napus cultivar Da-Ae chromosome C5, Da-Ae, whole genome shotgun sequence genome harbors these coding sequences:
- the LOC106397426 gene encoding transcription factor MYB3 translates to MGRSPCCEKAHMNKGAWTKEEDQLLVDYIRKHGEGCWRSLPRAAGLQRCGKSCRLRWMNYLRPDLKRGNFTEEEDELIIKLHSLLGNKWSLIAGRLAGRTDNEIKNYWNTHIKRKLLSRGIDPNTHRPINESTIPPSKTTTPSLLHDEPVQFDLAKPDQHQTVKPEPTVLYREEGDYNNNNCTSSETTSEEDCVLNLELSVGPATTRSYRYESTRKANLDSIESTGRWGSELFGAQAGVCLCCRIGFHNESCRNCRVSDARTIWESKIL, encoded by the exons atgggAAGGTCACCTTGTTGCGAGAAAGCTCACATGAACAAAGGAGCTTGGACTAAAGAAGAAGATCAGCTTCTCGTTGATTACATCCGCAAACACGGTGAAGGATGCTGGCGATCTCTCCCTAGAGCCGCCg GGTTGCAGAGATGTGGTAAGAGTTGTAGGTTGAGATGGATGAATTATCTAAGACCGGATCTCAAGAGAGGTAATTTCACTGAGGAAGAAGACGAACTCATCATCAAACTCCATAGCTTACTCGGTAACAA ATGGTCGTTGATTGCTGGGAGATTAGCAGGAAGAACAGACAACGAGATCAAAAACTATTGGAACACTCACATCAAGAGGAAGCTTCTCAGCCGCGGGATTGACCCAAACACGCACCGTCCGATCAACGAATCCACAATCCCTCCTTCGAAAACAACAACACCGTCACTTCTACACGACGAGCCTGTTCAATTCGATTTAGCCAAACCGGATCAACATCAAACGGTTAAACCGGAACCAACGGTGCTATACCGCGAAGAGGGTGATTATAATAACAATAACTGCACGAGCAGCGAAACGACGTCGGAAGAGGATTGTGTACTCAATTTAGAACTCTCTGTTGGTCCGGCTACTACGAGGAGTTACCGGTACGAGTCAACCCGGAAGGCAAATCTTGACTCGATCGAGTCCACTGGACGGTGGGGATCCGAGTTGTTCGGGGCTCAGGCTGGAGTGTGTTTGTGTTGTCGGATAGGGTTTCATAATGAGTCGTGTCGTAATTGTCGTGTTTCTGATGCTCGAACCATCTGGGAATCGAAAATTCTATag
- the LOC106397153 gene encoding uncharacterized protein LOC106397153 isoform X2 has protein sequence MDIKPFQIDEGSTSRGCRKTHLLELAVLLKTTTSCSVMLLFSGNVNKYTYRNMFFIVRITPSVCGLAGLMIHHGMELSHCSVILIRVLLQTRKLHECSAKANASTTDEYASLVFDSTNTSPSPFFFHLFVFSKFVIWFSYCFCVSMYYLNHIHLYNDHL, from the exons ATGGATATCAAACCGTTCCAG ATTGATGAGGGAAGTACTTCAAGAGGTTGCCGTAAGACCCACCTGCTGGAATTAGCGGTGCTCCTCAAGACAACAACATCATGCTCTGTAATGCTGTTATTTTCGGGTAATGTAAACAAGTATACTTACAGAAACATGTTTTTCATTGTACGTATCACACCTTCTGTTTGTGGGCTTGCAGGCCTGATGATTCACCATGGGATGGAGTTAAG cCATTGCTCTGTGATCCTAATCCGAGTTCTCCTCCAAACTCGGAAGCTGCACGAATGTTCAGCGAAAGCAAACGCGAGTACAACAGATGAGTATGCGAGTCTTGTGTTTGATTCCACCAACACTTCTCCCTCTCCgtttttctttcatctttttGTGTTTTCAAAGTTTGTGATTTGGTTCTCTTATTGTTTCTGTGTTTCCATGTATTATCTTAACCATATTCATCTTTATAATGATCATTTGTAG
- the LOC106397153 gene encoding uncharacterized protein LOC106397153 isoform X1: protein MDIKPFQIDEGSTSRGCRKTHLLELAVLLKTTTSCSVMLLFSGNVNKYTYRNMFFIVRITPSVCGLAGLMIHHGMELRFLLFHCSVILIRVLLQTRKLHECSAKANASTTDEYASLVFDSTNTSPSPFFFHLFVFSKFVIWFSYCFCVSMYYLNHIHLYNDHL, encoded by the exons ATGGATATCAAACCGTTCCAG ATTGATGAGGGAAGTACTTCAAGAGGTTGCCGTAAGACCCACCTGCTGGAATTAGCGGTGCTCCTCAAGACAACAACATCATGCTCTGTAATGCTGTTATTTTCGGGTAATGTAAACAAGTATACTTACAGAAACATGTTTTTCATTGTACGTATCACACCTTCTGTTTGTGGGCTTGCAGGCCTGATGATTCACCATGGGATGGAGTTAAGGTTTTTGTTATT cCATTGCTCTGTGATCCTAATCCGAGTTCTCCTCCAAACTCGGAAGCTGCACGAATGTTCAGCGAAAGCAAACGCGAGTACAACAGATGAGTATGCGAGTCTTGTGTTTGATTCCACCAACACTTCTCCCTCTCCgtttttctttcatctttttGTGTTTTCAAAGTTTGTGATTTGGTTCTCTTATTGTTTCTGTGTTTCCATGTATTATCTTAACCATATTCATCTTTATAATGATCATTTGTAG
- the LOC106397153 gene encoding uncharacterized protein LOC106397153 isoform X3: MDIKPFQIDEGSTSRGCRKTHLLELAVLLKTTTSCSVMLLFSGLMIHHGMELRFLLFHCSVILIRVLLQTRKLHECSAKANASTTDEYASLVFDSTNTSPSPFFFHLFVFSKFVIWFSYCFCVSMYYLNHIHLYNDHL, translated from the exons ATGGATATCAAACCGTTCCAG ATTGATGAGGGAAGTACTTCAAGAGGTTGCCGTAAGACCCACCTGCTGGAATTAGCGGTGCTCCTCAAGACAACAACATCATGCTCTGTAATGCTGTTATTTTCGG GCCTGATGATTCACCATGGGATGGAGTTAAGGTTTTTGTTATT cCATTGCTCTGTGATCCTAATCCGAGTTCTCCTCCAAACTCGGAAGCTGCACGAATGTTCAGCGAAAGCAAACGCGAGTACAACAGATGAGTATGCGAGTCTTGTGTTTGATTCCACCAACACTTCTCCCTCTCCgtttttctttcatctttttGTGTTTTCAAAGTTTGTGATTTGGTTCTCTTATTGTTTCTGTGTTTCCATGTATTATCTTAACCATATTCATCTTTATAATGATCATTTGTAG
- the LOC106397153 gene encoding uncharacterized protein LOC106397153 isoform X4, with protein sequence MDIKPFQIDEGSTSRGCRKTHLLELAVLLKTTTSCSVMLLFSGLMIHHGMELSHCSVILIRVLLQTRKLHECSAKANASTTDEYASLVFDSTNTSPSPFFFHLFVFSKFVIWFSYCFCVSMYYLNHIHLYNDHL encoded by the exons ATGGATATCAAACCGTTCCAG ATTGATGAGGGAAGTACTTCAAGAGGTTGCCGTAAGACCCACCTGCTGGAATTAGCGGTGCTCCTCAAGACAACAACATCATGCTCTGTAATGCTGTTATTTTCGG GCCTGATGATTCACCATGGGATGGAGTTAAG cCATTGCTCTGTGATCCTAATCCGAGTTCTCCTCCAAACTCGGAAGCTGCACGAATGTTCAGCGAAAGCAAACGCGAGTACAACAGATGAGTATGCGAGTCTTGTGTTTGATTCCACCAACACTTCTCCCTCTCCgtttttctttcatctttttGTGTTTTCAAAGTTTGTGATTTGGTTCTCTTATTGTTTCTGTGTTTCCATGTATTATCTTAACCATATTCATCTTTATAATGATCATTTGTAG